In Gopherus evgoodei ecotype Sinaloan lineage unplaced genomic scaffold, rGopEvg1_v1.p scaffold_31_arrow_ctg1, whole genome shotgun sequence, a single window of DNA contains:
- the LOC115640615 gene encoding interferon-inducible GTPase 5-like: MEQLNVLFGNVFTKDRNTLPGLSEQETDEIKAAIEAGDLSGAACVVQRSDELLKKTELNIAITGESGTGKSSFLNALRGLRDEDEGSAETGVVETTKEPMPYQHSKYTNVIFWDLPGIGTPDFQSDTYLEQVTFNRYDFFIIIASERFRANHAKLAQEIHKMGKKFYFVRSKVDFDLSNEKDKKSFNEERTLEQIRNNCIKHLCREGMSSPQVFLVSSKEFHKYDSPKLQKMLLKELESHKKHIFLLALPNLCKPILEKKKKVLQRQIWKQALKSCAIAAVSLPVLSVKCDVGILVDNMREYYESFGLDDISLITLASQVRKPVAELKNVIKSPLDNKISKEKAEELLTEATGEGLMVVKRFVSMIPVVGTIFAAERSFTVTYRMLNSFLGGVAEDAQRVLIKALETQEKTNE; the protein is encoded by the coding sequence ATGGAACAACTAAACGTTCTCTTCGGTAATGTATTTACAAAAGACAGAAATACACTGCctggtctttcggagcaggaaACTGATGAGATTAAGGCTGCCATCGAAGCAGGAGACCTGTCAGGAGCAGCATGTGTGGTGCAGAGGTCTGACGAGCTGCTTAAAAAAACTGAGCTCAACATTGCAATTACAGGGGAATCAGGAACCGGGAAATCGTCCTTCCTCAATGCCCTCCGGGGCCTGAGAGATGAGGATGAAGGATCAGCTGAGACTGGGGTGGTAGAGACAACCAAAGAACCAATGCCGTACCAGCATTCCAAGTACACCAATGTGATCTTCTGGGACCTGCCGGGGATTGGGACCCCAGATTTTCAGTCAGATACTTACCTGGAGCAGGTGACATTCAATCGCTATGACTTCTTCATCATCATTGCTTCGGAGCGGTTCAGAGCCAACCACGCCAAACTGGCCCAGGAGATCCATAAGATGGGGAAGAAGTTTTACTTTGTGCGCTCCAAGGTGGACTTCGACCTGTCCAATGAGAAAGACAAAAAGAGCTTCAATGAGGAGAGAACCCTGGAGCAAATCAGAAACAACTGCATCAAACACCTGTGCAGAGAAGGGATGAGCTCCCCGCAGGTTTTCCTGGTGTCGAGCAAAGAATTTCACAAATATGATTCTCCCAAACTGCAGAAAATGTTGCTGAAGGAACTGGAAAGTCACAAGAAACACATTttcctcctggccctgcccaaCCTTTGCAAACCAATcttggaaaagaagaaaaaggttTTGCAGAGACAGATCTGGAAACAAGCCCTGAAGTCGTGCGCCATCGCAGCTGTTTCTCTCCCGGTTCTCTCGGTGAAGTGCGACGTTGGCATCTTGGTGGATAACATGAGGGAGTATTATGAGAGCTTTGGGCTGGATGACATTTCCCTCATTACACTCGCTAGCCAGGTTCGGAAGCCTGTCGCTGAGCTGAAGAACGTGATCAAGTCCCCATTGGACAACAAGATCTCAAAAGAAAAGGCTGAGGAGCTGCTGACTGAGGCTACAGGGGAAGGTCTAATGGTAGTTAAACGTTTTGTCAGCATGATACCGGTGGTTGGGACCATATTTGCTGCAGAGAGGTCTTTCACAGTGACATACAGAATGCTGAACAGCTTTCTGGGTGGTGTTGCTGAAGATGCCCAAAGAGTCCTGATCAAGGCATTGGAGAcacaagagaaaacaaatgaataa